The Ornithodoros turicata isolate Travis chromosome 7, ASM3712646v1, whole genome shotgun sequence genome includes a region encoding these proteins:
- the LOC135400089 gene encoding neprilysin-1-like, with the protein MLSPSPLWSRNPGTHIQPKASSQHATPAGTLSPVRWMTKKRYEPSKDMVKSMRQLCETSEGNNERRSLLNKRKLSLWLPVIFLTTLVLVVAAYALIQKILSKRLAQAILCNNDICAAHGNALKAALSNVVQPCDNFYEYVCGGWQPKQKAASSVQEDMLWNAVLQYTQELRTEISLPARLYNVCMRTTAASNDDRDKFLQFMKMMQMSWPEEPRGGLSPFDLLVNLSVNWNMGLWFDVHVIRRSGSLPMVHVDQGSIGLPWVQRQSDIVKQRLYETYVKQYVAVLGRTDMLETSLNITQLEEDEATVLLILASEAEEDRREVTFPIAGISSVTESVSVEHWLSTLNALYHPIFNFTASDIACVQNVARLKAVDMILTSIPTGRLMNVIGWTFVQKYALLALLGFPQAGILMYGSAEEYESRKFLFCFENIQKSYGLLSVIGFLNTNFGKEQRQKVDQLIQSVKNSSEQLISNSSWIDNATKSTAARKLLGIVTDLWPGGDILGSSDALAGYYKEFPSVNSSFFDSYLATAKTVRALLGHERIQEIYSKFTFTRNSMIRYSHVMNKVFVALHAVEFPFHHHHGTPAMNYGGFGQYYATEIVKSFDKQGASLTENGEEETWWGNDSLAAYNSRLNCALNNRSDGSPIFPLLPALAISFRAFEHEAKQGQKRSQRLATLPQFTGEQIFFMSYCYTLCSRSRSEQHRCNFPLMNSKAFSQAFGCSPNSSMNPLEKCDFFT; encoded by the exons ATGCTGTCACCTTCTCCGCTCTGGTCCAGGAATCCTGGAACACACATACAACCGAAGGCATCGAGTCAGCACGCTACTCCTGCCGGGACATTGAGTCCCGTACGATGGATGACAAAGAAACGCTATGAACCATCGAAGGACATG GTGAAGAGCATGCGTCAGTTGTGTGAAACAAGTGAAGggaacaatgaaagaaggtcGCTGCTGAACAAGCGCAAACTGTCCTTGTGGCTCCCTGTAATCTTCCTCACCACGCTCGTGCTGGTCGTCGCCGCGTATGCGTTGATTCAGAAAATATTGTCGAAGAGATTGGCGCAGGCAATACTATGCAACAATGACATCTGCGCCGCGCATGGCAACGCACTGAAAGCTGCTCTCAGCAATGTCGTACAGCCTTGCGACAACTTCTACGAGTACGTTTGCGGAGGTTGGCAACCGAAGCAGAAAGCCGCTTCGTCCGTTCAAGAAGACATGCTTTGGAACGCCGTCCTGCAGTATACGCAGGAGTTGAGGACGGAAATATCTCTGCCAGCACGTCTCTATAATGTGTGCATGCGCACGACGGCAGCGTCGAATGACGACCGAGACAAGTTCCTCCAGTTCATGAAGATGATGCAGATGTCTTGGCCCGAAGAACCTCGAGGAGGCCTATCACCATTCGATCTGCTCGTGAACCTGTCTGTGAACTGGAACATGGGGCTGTGGTTTGATGTCCACGTTATCCGTCGCAGCGGGTCACTCCCCATGGTCCATGTGGACCAGGGATCGATAGGGCTTCCGTGGGTCCAGAGGCAGTCGGATATAGTGAAGCAGCGTTTGTACGAGACATACGTCAAACAGTACGTTGCCGTCCTAGGAAGAACTGACATGCTAGAGACGTCGCTCAATATAACCCAGTTGGAAGAGGACGAAGCCACAGTCCTTCTGATATTGGCCTCGGAAGCCGAAGAAGATCGCAGAGAAGTGACATTCCCCATAGCTGGCATCAGCTCCGTCACTGAGTCCGTTTCTGTAGAACACTGGTTGAGCACCTTAAATGCCCTTTACCACCCGATATTCAACTTCACTGCCTCGGACATTGCGTGCGTTCAGAATGTCGCGAGACTGAAAGCCGTGGACATGATATTGACATCTATACCGACTGGTCGGCTGATGAACGTTATCGGTTGGACATTTGTGCAGAAGTATGCACTGTTAGCGCTGCTGGGATTTCCTCAGGCTGGAATCCTCATGTACGGCAGCGCAGAAGAATATGAAAGCAGAAAGTTCCTATTCTGCTTCGAGAACATTCAGAAATCATACGGCCTGCTGTCTGTAATCGGCTTTCTCAATACAAACTTCGGGAAGGAACAGCGCCAGAAGGTCGACCAACTGATCCAGTCCGTAAAAAATAGTTCAGAGCAGCTGATTTCGAACTCCAGCTGGATTGACAACGCAACGAAATCCACAGCGGCGAGGAAATTACTCGGTATCGTCACGGACCTGTGGCCAGGAGGCGATATTCTGGGCTCCTCTGACGCACTTGCTGGTTACTACAAGGAGTTTCCGTCAGTCAACTCATCGTTCTTCGACAGTTACCTGGCAACCGCGAAGACCGTAAGGGCCCTTCTTGGGCACGAGCGTATCCAGGAGATATACAGCAAGTTTACTTTCACTCGAAATAGCATGATCCGTTACAGTCACGTCATGAACAAGGTATTCGTTGCATTACACGCAGTAGAATTCCCATTTCACCACCATCACGGAACTCCCGCAATGAACTACGGTGGCTTTGGACAATATTACGCGACTGAAATAGTCAAGTCTTTCGATAAGCAAGGCGCATCTCTGACAGAAAACGGTGAAGAGGAGACCTGGTGGGGCAACGATAGCCTCGCAGCCTACAACTCTAGGCTGAATTGCGCCTTGAACAACAGGAGCGACGGAAGCCCCATATTTCCGCTCCTGCCAGCCCTTGCCATAAGTTTCCGCGCCTTCGAGCATGAAGCGAAGCAAGGGCAGAAACGATCCCAGCGATTAGCGACGCTTCCTCAGTTCACTGGCGAACAAATCTTCTTCATGAGCTATTGCTATACGCTGTGTTCGCGAAGCCGCAGTGAACAACACCGCTGTAATTTCCCGCTGATGAACTCGAAAGCGTTCTCGCAGGCGTTTGGGTGTTCACCGAATTCCTCCATGAACCCTCTGGAAAAATGTGATTTCTTCACTTAG